In a genomic window of Allomeiothermus silvanus DSM 9946:
- a CDS encoding 3-hydroxybutyrate dehydrogenase, whose product MQLQGKTALITGAGSGIGKAIAEVFAREGAKVILNDLSQSGSEVAQALGGTFIQADLSNQEAVKDLARKALEQGPVDILVNNAGLQRIHPVEEFPEQTWNLMLQVLLGAPFQLIKYTLPGMKAKRWGRILNIASLHGLVASPFKSAYVSAKHGLLGLTKTVALEVAEYGITCNAICPAYVKTSLVQAQIADQARTLHIPESEVLERVMLAPAAIKRLIEPWEVAEYALFLASDKAGAITGSAQVIDLGWTAR is encoded by the coding sequence ATGCAACTGCAAGGGAAAACCGCACTTATCACCGGGGCCGGGAGCGGCATCGGCAAGGCCATCGCCGAGGTCTTTGCCCGCGAGGGCGCCAAAGTTATCCTCAATGACCTCTCGCAAAGCGGCAGCGAGGTCGCCCAGGCGCTCGGGGGAACCTTCATCCAGGCTGACCTCTCAAACCAGGAAGCCGTCAAGGATTTGGCCCGGAAGGCGCTCGAGCAAGGCCCAGTGGATATCCTGGTCAATAACGCCGGGCTTCAGCGCATCCACCCGGTAGAGGAGTTTCCCGAGCAAACCTGGAACCTGATGCTCCAGGTGCTTCTCGGCGCGCCGTTTCAACTCATCAAGTACACCCTGCCGGGGATGAAGGCTAAGCGCTGGGGCCGTATCCTCAACATCGCAAGCCTGCACGGCCTGGTAGCCAGCCCCTTCAAGTCGGCGTACGTCTCGGCCAAGCACGGGCTGCTGGGCCTCACCAAAACCGTCGCGCTGGAGGTGGCCGAATACGGGATCACCTGCAATGCGATCTGCCCCGCCTACGTCAAGACCTCCCTCGTCCAGGCACAGATTGCCGACCAAGCCCGCACCCTGCACATCCCCGAGAGCGAGGTGTTGGAGAGGGTGATGCTAGCCCCGGCAGCCATCAAGCGCTTGATCGAACCATGGGAGGTAGCCGAATACGCCCTGTTCCTGGCCTCCGACAAAGCCGGGGCCATCACCGGGTCGGCCCAGGTCATCGATCTGGGCTGGACGGCTCGATAA
- a CDS encoding cytochrome c oxidase subunit 3 — translation MERHPKRTLKSPSQLVSDWASDLSAFKVVWGKAMMWIFLLSDTFIFGSFITSYASARLAASATNSWPSPKEVFALRIGETEVPLLLIAIMTVVLISSSGTMAIAVYHAYAKRKVQTAIFMVLTALLGLTFVSMQAFEWTHLIVDLGFRPWANPMGAPQFGSSFFMLTGFHGLHVTIGVIYLTAVAVRVLKGVYDRGSYVGVEICGLYWHFVDLVWVFIFAFFYLF, via the coding sequence GTGGAGCGACACCCCAAGCGAACCCTAAAAAGCCCTAGCCAACTGGTGAGCGATTGGGCTAGCGACCTCTCGGCCTTTAAGGTGGTCTGGGGCAAGGCCATGATGTGGATCTTCTTGCTCTCCGACACCTTTATCTTTGGCTCTTTTATCACCAGTTACGCCTCGGCCCGGCTGGCGGCCAGCGCAACCAACTCCTGGCCTTCACCTAAAGAAGTTTTCGCCCTGCGAATCGGCGAGACCGAGGTTCCGCTCCTGCTCATCGCCATCATGACCGTGGTGCTCATCAGCTCGAGCGGAACCATGGCCATCGCGGTCTATCACGCCTATGCCAAACGTAAGGTGCAGACTGCCATATTCATGGTGCTCACCGCCCTGCTGGGCCTGACCTTCGTCTCGATGCAGGCTTTCGAGTGGACCCACCTCATCGTGGACCTGGGCTTCCGCCCCTGGGCCAACCCCATGGGCGCACCCCAGTTCGGCTCCTCCTTCTTCATGCTCACTGGCTTCCACGGCCTGCACGTAACCATCGGGGTGATCTACCTCACCGCGGTAGCGGTGCGGGTACTGAAAGGGGTCTACGACCGGGGCAGTTACGTAGGTGTGGAAATTTGCGGGCTCTACTGGCACTTCGTGGATTTGGTGTGGGTTTTCATCTTCGCATTCTTTTACCTGTTCTAA
- a CDS encoding metallophosphoesterase family protein: protein MHLRVLWFLVALLGLAFAQRIGVIGDWGADSPHRPQIAQALHQKEPLEALLTLGDNFYPRGEPLQRFVDELPRVKIYPAFGNHDMPALEQQLRLFGVEQPYYTVQLGEVQIFIVYSEVFTTQQRAWLESALKTSQACWKVVALHRPLYSSGFHGGNRSLRQSLEPLLLRYGVRLVLAGHDHDYERLEARGIVHLVAGGGGAYLRDFRSAVPQSKVRRVSPNFLVLEATPEKLTVTAYDQKGGVLDRVEIRK, encoded by the coding sequence ATGCACCTGCGTGTTCTGTGGTTTTTGGTCGCATTGCTCGGGCTGGCTTTCGCCCAGCGGATTGGGGTGATCGGAGATTGGGGGGCAGATAGCCCACACCGACCCCAGATCGCCCAAGCCCTGCATCAAAAGGAACCGCTCGAGGCCCTTCTCACCTTGGGGGACAACTTCTACCCCCGGGGCGAGCCGCTTCAGCGCTTCGTGGACGAGCTTCCCCGGGTCAAGATTTATCCCGCTTTCGGCAATCACGACATGCCCGCGCTCGAGCAACAACTAAGGCTGTTCGGGGTCGAACAGCCCTACTACACGGTTCAGCTAGGCGAGGTGCAGATCTTCATAGTCTACTCAGAAGTGTTTACCACACAACAGCGGGCCTGGCTCGAGAGCGCCCTCAAAACCTCCCAAGCCTGCTGGAAGGTGGTAGCCCTACACCGCCCCCTGTATTCCTCGGGCTTCCACGGAGGGAACCGCAGCCTGCGGCAAAGCCTCGAGCCCCTGTTACTGCGCTATGGGGTACGGCTGGTACTGGCGGGACATGACCACGACTATGAGCGGCTCGAGGCCAGGGGCATCGTCCACCTGGTCGCGGGCGGGGGTGGGGCTTATCTGCGGGATTTCCGCAGCGCCGTCCCACAGAGTAAGGTGCGCCGGGTGAGCCCGAATTTCCTCGTGCTCGAGGCCACCCCCGAAAAGCTCACGGTCACGGCTTACGACCAAAAGGGCGGGGTGCTGGACCGGGTGGAGATTAGGAAGTAA
- a CDS encoding cytochrome c oxidase subunit II, giving the protein MQALAVALTLVAMIVATIFLTVAKVWWFAPLASNWGSLDTLIVITFAVTGLALVGVNLFIAYSVYYHRAQKGRKAVFFVDNPRLEWGLIAATTVGIVVLLGPGLYYYAQLIRPPQNHMVVEVLTQQWLWSYRYPGKDGILGPASIKRFTPANQFGLDPQAPASQDDIPVLGGPLALPVGQPVLLRMRSNDVLHSFYVPEFRVKWDVVPGMVTELWFTPTKTGEFQVICAELCGVGHYSMVGKVVVMEPDAFQKWLSERPTVAQIFSLQVRH; this is encoded by the coding sequence ATGCAAGCTCTGGCGGTGGCGCTCACCCTGGTTGCTATGATTGTGGCGACGATCTTTTTGACCGTCGCGAAGGTGTGGTGGTTCGCCCCCTTGGCCTCCAATTGGGGGTCGCTCGATACCCTTATCGTCATTACTTTTGCTGTCACCGGCTTAGCGTTGGTGGGGGTTAACCTTTTCATTGCCTACTCGGTTTACTATCACCGCGCCCAAAAAGGCCGCAAAGCCGTTTTCTTTGTAGATAACCCCCGGCTGGAGTGGGGTCTGATTGCGGCCACTACCGTAGGGATTGTGGTTTTGTTGGGGCCTGGGCTTTACTACTATGCGCAGCTCATCCGCCCCCCGCAAAACCACATGGTGGTGGAGGTGCTGACCCAACAGTGGTTGTGGAGCTATCGTTACCCTGGCAAGGACGGCATCTTAGGACCGGCTAGCATCAAGCGTTTTACTCCCGCTAATCAGTTTGGCCTAGACCCCCAGGCCCCCGCCAGCCAGGACGACATACCCGTGCTGGGCGGCCCGTTGGCTTTGCCTGTAGGCCAGCCGGTGTTGCTGCGAATGCGCTCTAACGACGTGCTCCACAGTTTCTATGTCCCAGAGTTCCGGGTTAAGTGGGATGTCGTGCCGGGGATGGTCACCGAGCTGTGGTTTACCCCCACCAAGACCGGCGAGTTCCAGGTGATCTGCGCTGAGCTATGCGGGGTGGGGCACTACAGCATGGTGGGGAAAGTAGTAGTGATGGAGCCAGACGCTTTCCAAAAGTGGCTCTCCGAACGTCCTACCGTGGCCCAGATTTTCAGCCTCCAGGTACGACATTAG
- a CDS encoding phosphoribosyltransferase family protein codes for METYPITIGKFTRHVPLIEPLPGTRIPLVELLGDVEFVNAAADALLAHVPAETEILLTSETSPIVLAHALAERLGKPYIVVRKKRRPYMEDPIIQEVESLTLGVGEVLWLDRRMAEKLLGQNTVLVSDVVSSGGTMLALERVAERAGAKVVARLAAFRQGSGPTKVPVTTLGDLPILQTT; via the coding sequence ATGGAAACCTATCCCATCACTATCGGTAAGTTCACCCGCCATGTTCCCCTGATCGAACCCCTGCCGGGCACCCGCATCCCGCTGGTGGAACTGCTGGGTGACGTGGAGTTCGTCAACGCCGCTGCTGATGCGCTTTTGGCGCATGTGCCTGCGGAGACCGAGATCCTCCTCACCAGTGAGACCTCACCTATCGTGCTAGCCCATGCCCTAGCTGAGCGGTTAGGCAAGCCCTACATCGTGGTGCGCAAAAAGCGCCGCCCCTACATGGAAGATCCCATCATCCAGGAGGTAGAGTCACTGACTCTGGGGGTGGGCGAGGTGCTGTGGCTGGACCGCCGTATGGCCGAGAAACTTCTGGGCCAAAATACGGTGCTGGTTTCGGACGTGGTCTCCTCAGGGGGAACTATGCTGGCGCTCGAGCGCGTAGCCGAGCGGGCAGGGGCCAAGGTAGTGGCCCGTTTGGCGGCTTTCCGCCAAGGTAGTGGCCCCACCAAAGTCCCGGTTACCACCTTGGGCGATTTGCCAATCCTGCAAACTACCTAA
- a CDS encoding ABC transporter ATP-binding protein: MKLTVTDLTAGYAKAQVLFGVSLEVSQGELVALLGANGAGKTTLLRTVSGLIRPWGGSVQLDGRDLSGLSAAKRARLGLGHVPEGRQLFPLMSVEENLLLGAAFLAWEGRLESLERIYALFPRLAERRRQLAGTMSGGEQQMLAIGRALMGRPKLLMVDEPSLGLSPKLAEEVLLTLSRVKAEGIGVLLVEQNVALSLEVADRGYVIEHGKCMLSGSAAELAHDEGVQKAYLAL; the protein is encoded by the coding sequence ATGAAGCTTACCGTCACCGACCTCACCGCCGGATACGCCAAGGCCCAGGTGCTTTTCGGGGTGAGCCTCGAGGTTTCCCAGGGCGAACTGGTAGCGCTGCTAGGCGCTAATGGGGCTGGCAAAACCACCCTGCTGCGCACCGTCTCCGGGCTTATACGGCCCTGGGGCGGGAGCGTACAGCTAGACGGGCGCGACCTCAGTGGGCTTTCCGCCGCGAAACGCGCCCGGTTGGGCCTAGGGCACGTCCCCGAGGGGCGGCAGCTCTTCCCTCTTATGAGCGTCGAGGAAAACCTCCTGTTGGGAGCGGCTTTCCTGGCTTGGGAGGGCCGGCTGGAGAGCCTCGAGCGCATCTATGCCCTCTTCCCCCGTCTGGCCGAGCGGCGTAGGCAGCTAGCCGGAACCATGTCCGGGGGCGAGCAGCAGATGCTGGCCATCGGGCGGGCTCTGATGGGACGGCCTAAGCTTCTGATGGTGGACGAACCTAGCCTAGGCCTCTCCCCAAAGCTAGCCGAGGAGGTACTCCTGACGCTCTCGAGGGTCAAGGCCGAGGGCATCGGTGTGCTGCTGGTGGAGCAAAATGTGGCGCTTTCGCTCGAGGTAGCCGACCGGGGCTACGTGATCGAACATGGGAAGTGTATGCTCTCGGGCTCCGCAGCCGAACTCGCGCACGACGAGGGTGTGCAAAAGGCCTATCTAGCTTTGTAG
- a CDS encoding SRPBCC family protein: MRFEEDLEIVIAAPVEAVWTAFQDFSNWPRWSTYLKEVKRHGDGWMFRARGMPPVDLVWTARAIEREAPHFVRFASIEGAEHDLVVEGSVQLEPTDNGTRVKLHFEGQPHFKSPLMNRAADIYAGMFGEPHKLLKVTLEEFKREVEARSQSKEAPSPA, translated from the coding sequence ATGCGTTTCGAGGAAGATCTCGAGATCGTGATTGCTGCTCCGGTCGAGGCAGTATGGACGGCATTCCAAGACTTCTCCAACTGGCCCCGCTGGTCCACTTACCTTAAGGAGGTCAAGCGCCACGGCGACGGGTGGATGTTCCGGGCCCGGGGGATGCCCCCAGTGGATTTAGTCTGGACGGCACGAGCAATAGAGCGTGAAGCACCGCACTTCGTTCGTTTTGCCAGCATCGAGGGCGCCGAACACGACCTAGTTGTAGAAGGATCCGTGCAGCTGGAGCCTACCGATAACGGCACCCGCGTCAAACTGCACTTCGAAGGCCAACCCCACTTCAAATCCCCCCTGATGAACCGTGCCGCCGATATCTATGCCGGGATGTTTGGTGAACCCCACAAGCTTTTGAAAGTGACTTTGGAGGAGTTTAAACGCGAAGTTGAGGCCCGTTCACAAAGCAAAGAGGCCCCTTCGCCCGCGTGA
- a CDS encoding cytochrome c oxidase subunit I has translation MAHHSPGYHDHYVGPEPRSWWTRYVFCQDHKVIGIQYALTALFVGAVGMVLSWGMRLQLGFPGQFSFIDPSRYYQAVTQHGMIMVIYLLTAFLLGTFGNLLIPLMLGARDMAFPFVNMLSYWVYLLSVLVLLASFFVPGGPTGGGWTLYPPQTILKGTPGSDLGIVLMLVSLILFIIGFTMGGLNYVTTVLQLRTKGMTLMRMPLAVWGIFVATILALLAFPALFVGCVMLLLDRLAGSSFFIPTIVQFGQLQPHEGGSPLLFQHLFWYFGHPEVYIVILPAMGVISEIIAVHARKPIFGYPMMVLSILVIGALSFVVWAHHMYTSGMNPYFGFLFAVTTLIVAIPSAVKVFNWVLTLWRGNIHLTTPMLFAIGFLNTFLIGGLTGLFLGNVVLDFPLQDTYFVVAHFHMVMGVAAIVAIFAGIYHWFPKVTGRLMNETLGKIHFWVTFVGTYAIFLPMHYIGLTGVPRRYYDFNNLQFVPESVHSLERFVTVVALIVGAAQLLFAYNLVHSIFWGKRSGQNPWRAATLEWVAPTPAPHGNWGPVPPPVVYRWPYDYSVPGEAEDFIPQNRPTLQAQAAGGGGE, from the coding sequence ATGGCGCACCACAGCCCTGGCTATCACGATCACTACGTCGGCCCGGAACCTAGAAGCTGGTGGACCCGGTATGTGTTCTGCCAGGACCACAAGGTCATTGGGATCCAATATGCCCTCACCGCACTCTTTGTAGGAGCGGTGGGAATGGTGCTTTCCTGGGGAATGCGCTTGCAGCTAGGGTTTCCTGGTCAGTTCTCCTTCATTGACCCCAGCCGCTACTACCAGGCGGTAACCCAGCACGGAATGATCATGGTGATCTACTTGCTGACGGCTTTTTTGCTAGGGACTTTTGGCAACCTCCTCATCCCCCTCATGCTGGGGGCCAGGGACATGGCTTTCCCCTTCGTCAACATGCTCAGCTACTGGGTTTATCTGCTCTCCGTGTTAGTGCTACTGGCGAGCTTCTTTGTTCCTGGTGGCCCTACCGGGGGTGGCTGGACCCTCTACCCGCCTCAGACCATCCTCAAAGGGACCCCGGGTTCGGACTTAGGCATTGTGCTGATGCTGGTCTCGCTGATTTTGTTCATCATCGGCTTTACCATGGGTGGGCTCAATTACGTCACCACCGTGCTGCAGTTGCGTACCAAAGGCATGACCCTGATGCGCATGCCCTTAGCGGTGTGGGGCATCTTCGTGGCGACTATCCTGGCCTTGCTGGCTTTCCCGGCGCTCTTTGTGGGCTGCGTAATGCTGCTCCTCGACCGGTTGGCGGGCTCTTCGTTCTTCATCCCGACCATTGTGCAGTTCGGCCAGCTCCAGCCGCACGAGGGGGGCAGCCCGCTTTTGTTCCAGCACCTCTTCTGGTACTTCGGCCACCCCGAGGTCTACATTGTGATTCTTCCGGCGATGGGGGTGATCTCCGAGATCATAGCGGTGCACGCGCGCAAACCAATCTTCGGTTACCCCATGATGGTGCTCTCGATTTTGGTGATCGGGGCTTTGAGCTTTGTGGTGTGGGCTCATCACATGTACACCAGCGGGATGAATCCTTACTTTGGTTTCCTCTTTGCCGTGACCACGCTGATCGTAGCCATTCCCTCAGCGGTTAAGGTGTTCAACTGGGTGCTGACTTTATGGCGGGGTAACATTCACCTCACCACACCTATGCTCTTTGCCATTGGTTTTCTTAATACTTTCTTGATCGGTGGGTTGACCGGGCTCTTTTTGGGAAATGTGGTGCTGGACTTCCCACTCCAGGACACTTACTTTGTGGTAGCGCACTTTCATATGGTGATGGGGGTGGCGGCCATCGTGGCGATCTTCGCCGGGATCTACCACTGGTTCCCCAAGGTGACGGGTCGGCTGATGAACGAAACCCTGGGTAAAATTCACTTTTGGGTTACCTTTGTCGGTACCTACGCGATTTTCCTACCAATGCACTATATCGGCCTTACTGGGGTTCCCCGTCGCTACTACGATTTCAATAACCTCCAGTTCGTCCCCGAATCGGTGCATAGCCTCGAGCGCTTCGTCACCGTGGTGGCCCTTATCGTGGGGGCGGCGCAGCTGCTTTTTGCCTACAACCTGGTGCATAGCATCTTCTGGGGAAAACGTTCAGGGCAAAACCCGTGGCGCGCAGCCACACTAGAGTGGGTGGCGCCCACCCCGGCCCCCCATGGCAACTGGGGCCCGGTACCCCCTCCAGTGGTGTACCGTTGGCCTTACGACTACAGCGTGCCTGGCGAGGCAGAAGACTTTATTCCGCAGAATCGGCCCACTCTCCAGGCCCAGGCTGCGGGCGGTGGAGGTGAGTAG
- a CDS encoding cytochrome C oxidase subunit IV family protein — protein sequence MEYAETTASATKGEQHQPIRVYLIVWGLLFVLSAMSYFLDYFDVHPDWLRHFLITAFALIKAALIVGFFMHMRFERLGLILAILLPPLLLMALVAILLPEGNYVAGVRELFFGR from the coding sequence ATGGAATACGCCGAGACCACCGCTAGCGCAACCAAAGGCGAACAGCACCAGCCGATAAGGGTCTACCTGATCGTGTGGGGTCTGCTCTTCGTGTTGTCGGCGATGTCTTATTTCCTGGATTACTTCGACGTGCACCCGGACTGGCTGCGGCACTTCCTGATCACCGCCTTCGCGCTGATCAAGGCTGCACTGATCGTGGGATTTTTCATGCACATGCGCTTCGAGCGGCTGGGCTTGATCCTGGCGATCTTATTGCCGCCTTTGCTGCTGATGGCCTTGGTGGCGATCCTGCTCCCCGAGGGCAACTACGTGGCCGGGGTGCGGGAGCTCTTTTTCGGGCGATAG
- a CDS encoding phosphoribosyltransferase family protein produces the protein MGRKGVRLGGVKTYPIEIGGVRRDLPVVQVGPGVAVALLNLLGDTELVEAVAAELAKRLPSEVETLVTPEVKAVPLAHALSRITKKPYVVARKTEKPYMINPVSRTVISITTGKPQLLVLDGADVALIKGKKVAVVDDVVSTGSTLKGLRELIEDVGGQMVAVMAVFTEGSPREDVIALGHLPLFEPE, from the coding sequence ATGGGAAGAAAAGGCGTTAGACTAGGGGGCGTGAAAACGTATCCGATTGAAATTGGGGGTGTGCGGCGTGATCTGCCTGTGGTTCAGGTAGGGCCAGGGGTGGCGGTGGCCTTGCTGAATCTGCTGGGAGATACTGAGCTGGTGGAGGCCGTAGCTGCAGAACTGGCTAAGCGGTTGCCCAGTGAGGTAGAGACCCTGGTCACTCCCGAGGTCAAAGCGGTTCCGCTGGCCCATGCCCTATCTCGCATCACTAAAAAACCTTATGTGGTGGCTCGTAAGACCGAAAAGCCTTATATGATCAATCCGGTCTCGCGCACGGTTATCTCCATCACCACTGGTAAGCCGCAACTCCTGGTGCTCGATGGGGCGGATGTGGCCCTTATCAAGGGCAAGAAGGTGGCTGTGGTGGACGACGTGGTCTCTACCGGCAGTACCCTCAAGGGGCTGCGCGAGCTAATAGAGGACGTGGGTGGGCAGATGGTCGCGGTGATGGCGGTCTTCACCGAAGGTAGCCCCCGCGAGGACGTGATCGCGCTAGGGCACTTGCCCCTCTTCGAACCGGAATAA
- a CDS encoding hemagglutinin-like protein gives MNGIVDALILAAAAGAHTADAKTLQIVGFVVGVMSGLGGAIVGSVVGVLVWIRSGNRFIGILSGVFSGALMGALVGLALGSALSHEVGGAAGAVIGLVGGSIGGFIGSSLGTMGRIENPLLHETT, from the coding sequence ATGAATGGGATAGTTGATGCTTTGATCCTGGCTGCTGCAGCAGGGGCTCATACCGCCGATGCCAAGACCCTGCAGATCGTAGGTTTCGTGGTGGGCGTGATGAGCGGCTTGGGTGGAGCCATCGTGGGGTCGGTGGTGGGGGTCTTGGTCTGGATCCGGTCCGGCAACCGGTTTATCGGTATCTTGAGTGGGGTCTTCTCTGGGGCCTTGATGGGGGCCTTGGTGGGCTTGGCTCTCGGTTCGGCCCTCTCACATGAGGTAGGGGGAGCAGCAGGAGCTGTGATCGGGCTTGTGGGCGGAAGTATTGGAGGCTTTATAGGAAGCAGTTTAGGGACAATGGGGAGGATTGAAAATCCGCTTCTCCACGAGACTACCTGA
- a CDS encoding bifunctional nuclease family protein, which produces MVPAKVETLGLDPTTGNVVVLLKTETGAFLPIVIGPLEAQHIMVHLQGETPSRPLTPDLFLSVLEILGVRLVRVEVVELKDGVFFGRLVLEQRGLEYEVDARPSDCLALAIRAQVPILVAESVLSDAGVDESSLHSGENPQA; this is translated from the coding sequence ATGGTTCCCGCCAAAGTAGAGACTTTGGGGCTTGACCCGACTACCGGCAATGTGGTGGTGCTGCTCAAGACCGAAACCGGGGCCTTCCTACCGATTGTGATTGGGCCCCTCGAGGCCCAGCACATCATGGTGCACCTCCAAGGCGAGACCCCCAGCCGTCCCCTCACCCCCGACCTGTTCCTCTCGGTGCTGGAGATCTTAGGGGTCCGGCTGGTGCGGGTGGAGGTAGTCGAACTTAAGGACGGGGTGTTCTTCGGGCGGCTGGTCTTGGAGCAACGAGGGCTCGAGTACGAAGTGGATGCGCGCCCTTCGGACTGCCTGGCCCTGGCGATACGCGCCCAGGTTCCTATCCTAGTTGCCGAGTCGGTGCTGAGCGACGCCGGGGTGGACGAATCCAGCCTCCACTCAGGGGAGAATCCGCAAGCGTAG
- the trmFO gene encoding methylenetetrahydrofolate--tRNA-(uracil(54)-C(5))-methyltransferase (FADH(2)-oxidizing) TrmFO, whose translation MDRVHVIGAGLAGSEAALAAAQSGVKVRLYEMRPHKMTPAHRTEGFAELVCSNSLGGEGPSNAKGLLQAEMRAAGSVVMRAADLHRIPAGGALAVEREGFSAFITQAVSSHPYIEVVREEITEIPQGIVVIATGPLTSDALAARLQSLIGEEFLGFYDAAAPVVLGESINLDIVYRAGRYGQSADYLNCPLTEEEYARFYEVLTQARKHTPHDWEHLEFFEGCMPIEEMARRGYQTPLFGPMKPVGLPDPRTGQEPFAVVQLRAEDREGRMWSLVGFQTGLKWGDQKLLVQSIPGLEHAEIVRYGVMHRNTYLNAPRLLLPTMQFREYPHLFVCGVLAGVEGYLDSAATGWLAGVNAARLALGMEPTLPPETSMLGGLVRYLATANPQGFQPMNANWGLVPPIKGKGSKTEKRVQMYHRGLQAFVGWLEAFVSPRSKQDKHPTGSL comes from the coding sequence ATGGATCGTGTTCATGTCATCGGAGCTGGGTTGGCTGGGTCGGAGGCCGCTTTGGCTGCTGCCCAATCGGGCGTGAAAGTCCGTCTTTACGAGATGCGCCCGCACAAGATGACCCCGGCCCACCGTACCGAGGGCTTCGCCGAGTTGGTCTGCTCGAATAGCTTAGGTGGGGAAGGGCCAAGCAACGCTAAGGGACTCCTACAGGCCGAGATGCGGGCGGCGGGCTCGGTAGTGATGAGGGCCGCGGACTTGCACCGCATTCCGGCTGGGGGGGCTTTGGCGGTTGAACGCGAGGGGTTTTCGGCCTTCATTACCCAGGCGGTCTCGAGCCACCCCTACATCGAAGTGGTCCGCGAGGAAATCACTGAGATCCCCCAGGGGATCGTAGTGATCGCTACTGGCCCGCTCACCTCCGACGCCCTGGCGGCCCGTCTGCAATCGCTGATTGGGGAGGAGTTCTTAGGGTTTTACGACGCGGCGGCACCGGTGGTGTTGGGGGAGAGCATCAACCTCGATATTGTGTACCGTGCCGGACGATACGGGCAGAGCGCCGATTACCTCAACTGCCCCTTGACCGAGGAGGAGTACGCCCGATTTTACGAGGTGCTGACGCAGGCCAGAAAGCACACCCCCCACGATTGGGAGCACCTGGAGTTTTTCGAAGGCTGTATGCCCATCGAGGAGATGGCCCGGCGCGGCTATCAGACCCCGCTTTTTGGGCCCATGAAGCCGGTGGGCTTACCCGACCCGCGCACCGGTCAGGAGCCCTTCGCGGTGGTGCAGCTGCGCGCGGAGGATCGCGAGGGGCGGATGTGGAGCCTGGTAGGCTTCCAGACCGGACTTAAGTGGGGCGACCAAAAGCTCTTGGTGCAGAGTATCCCTGGCCTCGAGCATGCCGAGATCGTGCGCTATGGGGTCATGCACCGTAACACCTACCTCAACGCGCCCCGGCTCCTCCTTCCGACGATGCAGTTCCGTGAATATCCTCATTTATTTGTGTGCGGGGTACTGGCTGGCGTGGAGGGCTATTTGGATTCTGCTGCGACCGGCTGGCTCGCCGGGGTAAATGCAGCGCGGCTGGCTTTGGGTATGGAGCCCACCCTGCCCCCCGAGACCTCCATGCTGGGCGGACTGGTGCGCTACCTGGCTACCGCCAACCCCCAGGGTTTTCAACCGATGAACGCTAACTGGGGTTTGGTTCCCCCGATCAAGGGCAAGGGCAGCAAGACCGAAAAGCGCGTGCAGATGTACCACCGGGGGTTGCAAGCGTTTGTAGGATGGCTCGAGGCGTTTGTTTCGCCTCGCAGCAAGCAGGACAAGCACCCCACGGGAAGTCTCTAG
- a CDS encoding cytochrome c oxidase subunit 3 → MPQVKERDGFGGVHDRGGRGSGGGGGDPPPGAFPLPTAKIGVWILLAVVTVIFSALVSAYVVRMGLPDWKSSPKPGLLWLNTAVLACSSLFFQRAAWAARKGEAQGVRTGVRLGGVLGVLFILGQLLAWRQLQSLGFGVSSNPSSSFFYLITALHGLHLAGGLVAWAVVSARPTPLRIELCALYWHFLLAVWAVLYGLLLLT, encoded by the coding sequence ATGCCTCAAGTGAAGGAGCGGGATGGCTTCGGCGGAGTCCATGACCGCGGAGGCCGGGGGTCGGGCGGTGGGGGGGGAGATCCCCCACCCGGAGCCTTCCCCCTACCTACCGCTAAGATCGGGGTATGGATCCTGCTAGCAGTAGTCACGGTGATTTTCTCGGCCCTGGTGAGCGCCTACGTGGTGCGGATGGGCTTACCGGACTGGAAAAGCAGCCCTAAGCCGGGGCTTTTGTGGCTCAACACCGCGGTGCTGGCTTGCTCGAGCCTGTTTTTCCAGCGGGCCGCTTGGGCTGCCCGCAAAGGAGAAGCGCAGGGGGTCCGCACCGGAGTGCGGCTGGGCGGGGTCTTGGGGGTGCTCTTTATCCTGGGTCAACTGCTGGCCTGGAGGCAGTTGCAGAGCCTGGGCTTCGGGGTGAGCAGCAACCCCTCCTCGAGCTTCTTCTACCTGATCACCGCCCTGCACGGCTTGCACCTGGCCGGGGGATTGGTGGCCTGGGCGGTGGTGAGCGCCCGCCCCACCCCCCTCAGGATCGAACTTTGTGCCCTCTATTGGCACTTTCTGCTGGCGGTCTGGGCGGTGCTGTACGGGCTGCTGTTGTTGACCTGA